GCAATCCCTGTCACAAGAAAAATTGGGTATCAACAACTCAATATCAATCACAATAATACAAAAAACAGAGTAGACAACACTCTAAGTGGAATTCACCAATAACGCGAACTGCTAATGTTGAACTTATCTCTGGCTGACAGCATGGATAATGAATAACCAAAACATCATTTCACAACTTTAAGATCAGGAAATCTGCTTGTCTATAATCTAATGCGTTAGCTCTACAGCGTGGAACCATCAGTGTCTTATGCAAACAACTGCAATAGAGCACCCAGTACCATCAGTCTACGTTTTTCTAACACCACCTGCTAAATGCACAATATTTGACCCTTGATGAAAGCTAGTGATGCTTGCTTTGTTTGACATGCCCCTCGGTATCCAGCTGATCTAGATAAAACAAATAAGCATTCCCCAATTCGAATTTCATTAATAGAGTATGATCTGGATACAATATCCATCTAAAGGTCATAAGTTTGCTACAAAACTGCAGTTACATATCAGCAACTGCAAACCCTGGTGCAAACTACCTCCGAGAGACTACCTCACATCTGAATTAGATGGCGGTGTCACAAATGTTGATTAAATATATATGATGTTCCTTATTTGATATCCTTATAACAAGTTATTGTGTTCTGGTTACTTAGGGTTCACGGCTGCTAATGCACTAGACTTCCCTTCTGTCCAAATTTCAAAACTCAGGAGCATTCCGTCGAACCAATTAACATTTTCAAGGTGGTAGGTTCATGGTTAATAAGATACTTTTTTGCAGAAATAACATTAAGCACCATTGACTAGTGAATAATTATGTTTTCCAGGTTTGGCACGAACTCTTGAATGGTAAGCGTGCTATGGATGGTGCCTGTGATGATCATTGCAAAGGAACACTGAGGAAGTTTACTGtaggattctcttcaagtattTTATCCCTCAAGCAGATGGTAaaaatttgtatatttttagAATGGTGCAAATAAAACGTATGTCAAGGTATATAAGAAAGTAATTCAATTATAGTAATAAGTCTGCATCCAGGAGAGAAATTTAAATCATACCATATGTCATCACATGCTAAAACAATGAATTCATCATCCTCAGAAAGTTTGACCTGGTCAAATGCCAAAGCAACCCTGAGTAAATTTTGTTCAAGAAAAGGAAATACTGACAGAAAGGGCTGGCAAAGCTCACTGTTTTCAACTCAGGTTCAGCTGTCACAATCTGTCTCTCGGCTGGCAAAAGCTCATTTTGCTTCAGTTCCATGTCACCTAGAGGAAAacccaaaaataaataaaaaggcCGTATGtaacaacaaaatattttctgcttgagaaagagaagagctACCGATTGCCCTTGTCATGTTCAAAGCTCCTAGAGGAaaacacaaaaataaaaaaaaaaggctgtaggtaacaacaaaatattttctgtttgaaaaaaagaagagatacCCATTGCTCTCAACAAGTTCAAGCTTCCATTGACCCGTCCAGCAACAACAAACCCGCTGGCACTCAaaatcctctctttttctccctcaagATATGGTTTTTGATGTGTTGACAAACTGTAAGCCTGCACAACAGATGAGTCAGCAAAAAATATTCTAGTATTTATGTTTGGCAATTAGAACTAAAACCAAGTTATGGAAATCTAATGTACCTGACCCTTCCGTGAGATAACACAGCAGGAATCCCCGCCATTTGCAACGATGAGTTGATCATTTCTTATGACAGCCACACAAGCTGTGCTTCCAGATGTTGGCCCAGGAAAGTTCGAATTTGGACCCTGCTATAGTAACTTTGTTAAAAAGGGTTCAGATATGCTCTACATTTACTAGAATTTaaccaaaaatagaaaaaaggaaataaacaaGGGTACAAAAAAGCCCAATACGGCAGGTCTTGCAAGCAACATCCATACTAAACAATATTTCCATTTATTTATACGAAAGGACTTTGGATAGGGTACATTAGAGGACATGCAATTTTGAAATAATGGCTACAAAAATGTTCTACAGCATAGTTGTCAGTCTGTGCCCATTAGATGTGTTCAGCACTTCAGCCTGACCATATGGGAACCTTATTTACTGATGTCTAACCTAGACCCAAGTCTGAGAAGCAAGAATCTTCAGCAATGACTAGatttgttttgttcttttaGTTTTCAAGATATCTACTAGAGAAAGGTATCCTATCAGTTGACAGGATAAGGATATTAAGGGATCCACGATCTGTTTATGAGTGATGAACACCAAGAGTACTACTCCCCACATCCCTTTTAAGCCCATTTTTAAATATGGGCTCAGTTAATAAGCATACAAGAAGCTTTTATACCGTGAAATGTGTATTCTAAGAAACACTACTTCAGAACCTCATGCCAAAAAAGTAATGATTGGAATTTCACACACCAGGAAGGCAGAAAAATAATGGTTGATGATGAAAAAACAAATGAGCAGTGTTACCTCCTCAGTATCCCAGCCATCCCCTAGGTTATCTGAATCTCCACCCTTGGGGGACCATATCATGCCCTCCAGCATACCCGTGAACTTGTTTCCCTTATTGCCCTTATTATTTCCCTTATCCCCCAGCTCAGTCAGTTCTCTCCATCCCCTGTCCTTTCAGTATCTCATCCATTCTGAAACAGTAAAATGTCGAGCAGGTTCACTAAACCACAAAATTATGTCAATTTTACCCAAACTGACTCCATTCTAAACTGAGAAGCATGAAATTTACCTTAAGAAAGCTTTATGGACAGAAGTTGATAAATCATCGGATGATGATGCTTCATTTATGAGAACTTGCTTGTGTAGGTGCCTTGCACAGAATTTAGAGATGGCTTTTCCTAAAATAACACGGGGTAGTATGTCATGCTACCAGGGAAAATAATTGCTTATCTGACGCATAACTACACGATAAAGTATTCAACCATTCCCAACAAGGACACGTGTGTCAAATTTACAAGGGATAGCACTATGACTGCTTACAGTTACTCATTAAAACAGAAGTGTAGAACAGTTTGATTATTTGACTTGTTACAGCCACATTAGGAACTTAGTATTCCGGACAAGCAAAGTTCGAACCGTACCAAATCAGTGCTAAGTTATTAACCAGGTTTAATTGAGATCATTCCCGTAGTCAATATTGCCTGTTAGCCTTTTCATCGTTCAAGAAATCACTTGGGTGCTCATTTTCAATGAACTTCATAGTATTCATTGTCAGATACAAGGAAGTTTCTTCTGCAGGGGACCAGTGCTTTAAAGATGCACTAGATGCTAGGCAGGCAGCAGGGTGGCACCTAGCGCCTTATCAGTGATATGGCGGGCTAGGCAGACAGCCTAGGCGGCAACTAGGAAGCATCTATACGGCAGATGGCCGGTTTCTGAAACAGTGTGCGTGGAGTAATTTAAAAAATGCACCTCCCCGTGTTCATTTGTCATTATGTCCAAAACAGTGCAATCCTTAGTGAGACTCCaaaaaggataaaaataaataacttaTAACAAAGTGCTCCTAGGAAGTGTGTACAGGACACTTCTCAGCCAGTACATTGCTATGTACATACGTTCAATACTGGATGGTAGGGTCAGCACCATTGCCATGGTTATGAACACACGCAACAGGAAATCAACAAAACCCATGGCCCATAGCAATATTGCTGCAGAATCTTACTGCCCATCTAATTGGGGCATGGCAACGATACTGCTTCAATTACACTATTATATTTTAGAAGCATCAATATATCCAGCTATTAATTGGATAGAATGAGTGAAGTTAGATCATGCTAATCCAATGAACAAACCCTCTCAGAAGCTCAAACCAATGCAGATTCAGCCAGTAGTCAGTACAGCTGAAGACAATAGCATAACCTGAATATAAAACAATCAAAATTTACCTCCATGGACATCGTAAACACCCAAAAATGATGTGCAGTCATCGAGGTCCGGCAAAGCAGCATGCTGCAAGAAAGACACAGGTGGCTTAGCTTTTAAAGCGGAACGGCCATGCTTATAGAGACGATTCCTTCAAAGTGGTGTAAACAAGTAAACAAAGCTTCCGTCATATATCGTCTTGATCAATTTATCAGACCTAGCAGTGAACTCCCAATGCGAGTGTGACATGTCGACAAACCGGTATCTCGAGGTTTTCGCTTACAGGGGAAACACCATTGGTTGAATCACAACAGAATTTATTCTAGGTTGTCGGGTTCCCGGACTATTGGAGACAACAATTTGGCACTTAATTCATCATGCGAATCTACACATAGTAACAGGATCGCAACTTGCACTCTAAGCAGCTGCAAATTGGGGAGGAGTTAGGAGCAACTtacgaggaagaggagaagggagcGGCGGCAGTGCAAGACGACAGCGATGCGAGAAAGAGACGCTCTAGTGGGGGGCTTGTGTGTATTTGTAGGTGGTAGGGATGCGGTGGGGGCGGCAGAGAAGGGTCCGGGACTGAGAGGAGGGGAAGCGGGTGGGGGCGAGGTTTCTTCATcgtctgcagcagcagcagtacagGATTAAGTACTCTAATTCAGTCTTGTCCTCAAGCTCTTCTGATGAATCTTCTTCAGCTGCTTGTTGCCTAGGTTCTGATGCCAGCAAAGGAGGTCCAAGTGCCAGAGCTTGGCTCTTCTCTTGCGAGGCTTTAACTGGAATAGTGGAAAAAACAGAACAAACATCAACTTGACAGCAGACTTAAAACACGATTCAGCTGCGCCAAAGATCCCAATCCAGTGACACATTATTAGTGTTCTGAATCTTCCAAATTCAACCAACCAAGCAATGAACTTCAGTAAATAAATGGAATCTCATGTTTCAAACGCACATGAGCTGATCAAGTAACAGTATACTCCCATGGTTGCAGCAGGTTGCTTGCCTTCCATGAACAAAAAATGCATTAGCTCTATCGAGACCAACTATACGAAACACATGCAGTTTATATGGTGGCTATCAATGAAAGTTTATCACTTAGAAATTCATGAGATGGAGAAGACTTAACATAAGCACAATAGGGCAGTAgcgaaaaaaaaagaggtttaTTCTTTGCATCGCATGTTCTTCTGCAATACGACAAGGGGCAGCAAAATAGTCACCTGACAGATATACCTTTATTTAAATGATTGAATAGAGTTATGACCATGCCGACCCTTATCTCGACTCTGAAAAATACAAAGGAAAAGTGAGCTAGTTCAAGCAATAATCAATCAATTTTAGATTTGATACAAGTGCGATTGAAGCTCATAGATGACACAATGGGTCAATGGCTACCATTATTGAAATTCTAGAATCTAGACTCACCATAAAGCCATTCGCTTGATGTACTCCAGAGTTCTTAACCTTTTTGCTTAATGAGGGGGTTTCCAAAAAGGAAACAAATCTTATAAATATAACAACAGGTGCAGGGGTGAAGTAGACTTATTCCTAGATATTTAAAATATTCAGTAGAAATCTAGAATCATGGATATAATAGTAATGAAGCTTCCCTAGAAGGATGTCACATTCCTTACAGCTAAAAATCTAAAACTACTACATTAATTACAGCAGTGATATGTACCTGTGCATCTGACGTTCTTTAAATGTATTTCAGCTATTTCGTCGTCTATCTTTTTGGACAATTCGTCCTGACCTTCTTTTCTGTTAGAACAGCTATTTCGTCTTCTATCTTTTTGGATAATTCCTCCTGAACCTTCTTTTCTGCTAGAACAAGTTTAAGACGTTTCTGTCTATCTTCCAGTAGTAGCTTCTCCTCATACTCAGCTTTTTCCTGCATAGCAGCCAAATCAGATCTTTATACAATGATTTTCTATTTTGTCAAATGTGCGAatcctttttattttgttttatttttttgacatTCAAAGTTGTACTAGTTACCGTGGAATCAAATTGATGAGGCATAAAATGAAGCTACGGGAGAGAGCGATTGAGCATCGTTTAAGACGAATGACTAGCATCACGAAAAACCAATTTGGTTTTATGCCTAGGAGCTCGACAAAGGCAGCGATTTTCCTGTTATCAGAAATGTCATTTACCTTGCACTTTGTAGGCAAACTTTCCTTCCTTAAATATGCCTGCActtttaaaaagttttaattaatgctaatgaatcaaacaaaataaGTCAAATGTCACAAGTCACCCACCCTTTTTTCAGTTTCCTCTATCTTTAGTTGCTTCTCTAGCGAAGCACATTCTTTTTCCTCGAACTGGTAGGAGAGCTCTAGCGAAGCATGTTCTTTCAAAAAATACTCCTTTAATTCCACAAGCATGCTGAATGCATCCAATTCTGAAAGATTTGTATCTAATTCGTTATTCAAAGAAATTCGCAATTGTTTGTTGTGTTCCCGGAGTTCTATCATAAACTTTTGCCTACGCTGTAAAAGCAACCACAACATTAGCAAGGATAAACATATATAAGTCTAAAGGTAAGACAGAAAATCGTATCCAAAAGTAACACTGACTCATTAACTGGAGAAGCACTGCATATATAACTTTATTCGATAAATTATCGATTTTCTATCTTTAGCCTTGTGTGTAAATACCATACCATCGCAAGCAATAGACTTTTCTTATGATTCTTCAGTTTTGAAATCATTTCCGCATTTGTATCCTTGTTTTGGTGAATATCATTTGCAGCGCACAACAACCTGAGTTCCCTTTGCTTCAGCTCTTCTAGCTTAAGCTCCTTATTTGCCCTTCTCCAGACTTCTTCCTTATTTCCTGTTGCATCTATTTTGTATTTTGACAAAATTGCTTTCAACTCCTTAGAGTTCACCTTCACAAATAAGTTGGCCTGCACCAATGATACAAAAACATAAGTCGCAAATCAGAAATATTAATCGAGAAGGTTCAATTACATATATATTCTTTCATCAAGAATTAGAACAAAAGAATATAAAGGTTTGGTTACATGTATACATACCACTTCACTATCGTCATATTCAGAGTATTCAGGAATGCCAATGTCGTCATCCAATGCTATGCCCATACCCCCTGAAGAAATGTTTGATGGATGACCCGAACGTGGAGGATCATGTAGTTGAGGTGCTGTCATAGGTTGCTCTCTGGGCACACTTTGCACTTTCTCCTGTCGCAAAAACAACTTATGGTTACTACatattgcatgcatgcaagcaaaCAATACTTGTGCTTACTGAATATTGCATGCAAGCAAACAATAAACTGCTCCTCAATAAGTATTTCCAAACACTCCAGTAAAGAACCAATGGGCGGCACAGCCAATGGGGTATTGGATGAATGCGAGTCTATCGTACGGGAGAAAAGTAAATAcacattgtcggtgtatcaagtaaaggggtaccccggcCAAACAGGCCCCACGCAAGGTGCAAACAGCCCGGGGAACATCTCTAAAAAATCTGATCGGTCAATAAGCTACTCCGACCAATGCaaagcctccagcgaccaatctcgctacaccttcacacaaacccacaaCCAGCCCCTTGGTCGCGGACCAGATTGGACACTTGCCCGAACAATTCCCTTCACCAGGCACCAGCCCCAACGGATAAGGTCGTGGGCGGTGCAGGAGGGTGTgtcccatcccatagcattaaaggctacggtgtgagactctacaggccgGCGCAGCGCCGCACGACAGACAGATGGGATGTCGTCGGCCAACCGGCGGGGCAAGTGGACGGAGATAgcgcagagaggcaagtgaACGGAGACGGCATAGAGGCAAGTGAACGGGGACGAcacgcagaggcaagtggacgaggacGGCGCGTAGAGGCAAGCAAACAGGGACGATGCAGAAGTGCACCGTTCcgtcccgtcgcattaaatgcagcaggaTAAGGTCCTACGGGCCAGGCAAAGACAACGCGCGGCAGCACGATATACAATGTTGCCAGAGCAAGTTGCGTGCCCGGTACTCCATAATGATGatctgagttagatattagaatgagcagagaCTATTTGTGTAGAGCCCGCAAgttagttctccctctccctactatatataGGGACGAGGACCCTGTTGTAACCAGGACAGATCAATTCTGGCAATCTGCTAAAACACCGCtataaccaagtgagatctacagACAAAaaacaggacgtagggttgttatcctccggaagacccgaacctgtataaccacCGGTGTCCCCGAATCATTCGTCTACACATATAGACACATTCACTCCCTGAAACGCCGTCCgccataccccggaatcactgtcagagaTTACCTCGACatttggcacgccaggtagggggcgcgCTTTCGTCGTTTTAGCAAGTTTGAGAAAACTTGatcaggctacccatggccgaatCCACGGCAAATGGGTATCAGCAATGCGTATCATCTCCTATACTAATAGGATGCAAAAATAGCATTCTAACAACTGGTTGGACCAAGTATACTGAACTTCCAGGGTTGAGACTTGGGAAGGAAACTCAAGGAAAGAAAAGACTAACTAGAGCAATTATAGGCAGATATCATGATAGAATACTGTTGTCGACGCTTTTATTGGAAGAACATATCAGCAACGTGGCTAGGAATCGGCTTGAAAGGATAAAGAGGGAGAAGATATTGTTTGTTAGgaatatattagttagtttcCTTTTTGATAGAGATTTGTTAGACTTTCCTTATCTCATAAGAAGCCTGCTCTATAAAGGCAATAGATTGTCATTAGGTTTTGATCAAGAAGAAATAAACTCCTCCTAAAGTTTGGTCTAGCCAGAGTCTCTTGTC
The sequence above is drawn from the Phragmites australis chromosome 10, lpPhrAust1.1, whole genome shotgun sequence genome and encodes:
- the LOC133883454 gene encoding uncharacterized protein LOC133883454, coding for MAPSASALSCSTPDPSRSGWSSLRPQLDLQSALLSEDAAGDARAVAELLNAALEGDLPRAKKLTKELRKAGKGVAEAVADAVGMPESKRRGPLHLAAATGKVEMCKFLIRTCEVDVNATDVDGATPLIFAIQGMGSTAVVKLLLSYEADPNKADSGGIAPLHIAAERDSYEVAELLLSKGAKVDPICESGEAPLHVAAAYGNARVLKLLLEHNADEKVQSVPREQPMTAPQLHDPPRSGHPSNISSGGMGIALDDDIGIPEYSEYDDSEVANLFVKVNSKELKAILSKYKIDATGNKEEVWRRANKELKLEELKQRELRLLCAANDIHQNKDTNAEMISKLKNHKKSLLLAMRRQKFMIELREHNKQLRISLNNELDTNLSELDAFSMLVELKEYFLKEHASLELSYQFEEKECASLEKQLKIEETEKRAYLRKESLPTKCKEKAEYEEKLLLEDRQKRLKLVLAEKKVQEELSKKIEDEIAVLTEKKVRTNCPKR